AGTAAAACAGCCACAGCGGCCTGCAAGTCTTCTGGCTCAAAAAGGGTACGCATCAGTTCAAAGGGCTGCTGGGGAGGGGCCTGCATCAATTGGCGCTGGTAGTTGCCTACCCACTCCAGAATCTGATCGTGCTGGGTTTCCAGATCACGCATGGGAAGCTCACTCATTGCGGGCCGGCAGGCAGTTTGAGTTCACGAAAATACAACTTCAGAAAGGCAATCCCCGTTTGAATACTGGGAGACCCCTTTTCAGGTCCAATCCGGTTGCCTTCACGGGTTGGAAACTCAGCAATTTTCAAACCGTATTTAAGCGCCCGAATCGTGCTCTGATACTCTATCGTATATCCCGGCCCATCAGGCGCAAGGCGTTCCCAGGCCCGACGCGTAATCGCACGATAGCCATTGATACTGTCTGTCACAAAGGGATGTTGATGACGGTTAAAACTCATATTCGCCATTAAATTAAAGGCGTTATTTGCCCATTTCCGCCATTTGAAAAATTGGTCGTCTTCTTCATTGCGTGCCCCTTCGACCATGCGCGTGCCAATCACAATATCATGACCGGCTTCCAGCAAAGGTCTGAACTTCGTCAAATCTCGCGGGTCTTCGTTGCCATCGGGGCTAAAAAAAATCAAAGCATCGGCATCTGTCGAGTCAAAGGCTATCCGAAAAGCTTCGCCCCGTCCTTTTGAAACCTGCTCACGTACAGGAAAAGCGTGTTGACGATAGAATTCAAGCGTTCCATCTTTGGAACCCCCATCCACGGCAAAATACTCATCGACACTGCCCAAAGGCAAATCCTTGAAAATAGCCTCCAAACCCGGCAATTCATCAAGGGTCAATAAAACCAAAGCCAATTTCATATGCTTTTTCCTTTGTGCTCTCGGTACCACTGTAAGGTTTTCAAGAGCCCCTCGCGCAAAGGAGTTTCTGTCTGAAAACCTAATTTTTCAAGGGCTTTGCGGTTATCACAATGCCGACGGGGTTGCCCATTGGGCTTGCTGGTATCAAAGATCAACTCCAAAGAGCGGCCTGAAAGCTCCACCAAAAGAGAGGCCAGATCACGAATGGTAATTTCTTCGTCTGCTCCCAAATTAAAGGCCTCAGGCCCCTGGGCTTTTTCAGCCACCGTCAAAAGCCCATTGGCAAAATCTTCAACATAGAGAAAAGAACGGGAAGCACTGCCATCTCCCCAGACCACCAGGGGGTTAATTCCCTGCTCAATTTTATGAACCAAACCCGCAATCACATGGCTGCTTTGCGGATCAAAATCATCGCGCGGCCCATAGGCATTGAAGGGGCGGGCCACGACAATATCCATGCCAAACTCTTCGACATAGGCCTGGGCCATATATTCCTGCATACGCTTAGACCACCCATAACCCGCATTGGTGGGTTCAGGTGTTTCTTTAAAGCCTTCCTCTTCTGGGGTGGGGATACTGCTGTTTCGTGGATACACACAAGCTGAACTGGTCACAAGAAAACGTCTGACTTCTTCTTGACGTGCGGCCTCCAGCGTACTGAGAAAAGCACGCATATTGTCGCGAAAAAGCGAGCCAGGATGAAGACGATTGAATTCAATGCCCCCAACGCGGGCTGCCAAATGCAAAACCAGCTCCTGGCCCTGGCAACAGGCACGCGCAAAAGTTTCATCTTCAAGATTGCCCACCCGGGTATCAATCTCGTTTTTCACATTTTCCAGAAAACGGAAGCGATTCTCTTCAAGACTCGAGGTCGTCGTGACATGGGCCCCGGCAGCGACAAGCTTTTCAACTGTAAAGCTGCCAATAAAGCCATTTCCGCCGGTTACCAAGACCTTGCGGTTGTGCCAGAAATCAACGCCGATTGGCATAATCAAAATCCTGATCACGGTAACCCGAAGGAAGAGAGCGAAACGCCTTGTCTTGACTGGGTTCTAAATTATAATCCAAAGGGTTCAGACCTACCGACTCAAGATCGGCCGCCAACATCAGACGCGCCAATTCTTTCATACGGGTTTTGGCCTCCCAGCCCAATTTGGCTTTGGCTTTTGAAGCATCGCCAATCAAGAGGTCAACCTCTTTGGGACGAAAATAACGGGGATCGATACTGATAATTTCTTCCTGATTGAGGTTTACCTGTTCGCAGCAATAGTCCAAAAACTCTTTGACGGAGTGGGTTTCTCCGGTGGCCAAGACAAAATCCTCAGGTTGCTCCTGTTGCATCATCAACCACATGCCTTCTACGTATTCCCGCGCATAGCCCCAATCGCGTTTGGCTTCTAAATTGCCCAAATATATTTTGCTTTGGTGCCCTGCCAGGATAGCCGCCAGACCCATGGTGATTTTTCGCGTCACAAAGGTTTCACCCCGGCGTGGCGATTCATGATTAAACAAAATGCCATTCACCGCAAACAACTGGTGGGATTCACGCGCATTCATGGTCAACCAATAGGCCATCACTTTGGCACAGGCATAAGGTGAGCAGGGATAAAAAGGGGTCGTTTCACTCTGAGGAATAGCCCGCACATGCCCGTACATTTCACTGGAAGAAGCCTGGTAAAAACGGGCATCTGGTTTTTCTGTCAAAACAGCATCCAAAAGACGCTGAGTGCCCTGCCCAACCACATCAACGGTATAAGAAGGCGCATCAAATGAAACCCGCACATGGGATTGGGCTCCCAAATTATAGACTTCATCGGGCTGAATCTGGCGAATAAGCTGGTTTAAACGACTGGCATCACATAAATCGCCATAATGTAAAAAAAGATTATTCTTCTGTTGGTGAGGGTCTGAAAAAATACGCAAGATACGCTGGGTACTGAAGGTGCTTGACCAACGGATCATGCCATGCACAATATATCCCTTGGCCAATAATAATTCAGCGAGATAAGAACCATCTTGACCGGTTATGCCGGTAATAAAAGCCGTTTTCAAGTCTTTTAACCTTATAAAGAAAAATACGGGTTAAGGCCGCATTTTTTCTTTTTACTTTTGATCACAAATAAGCTCTGGTCAGTATAAGCTCCCTCGCAAGTACAGTCAATGAGGGTGGGTCTGGGTTCTGACGATTCAAAACTACAGCCAAAACCCAGACCAGGGGCTGCTGTATAATACAGAAAAAGCAATTTTCTGGCAGGAATATCCATGCGCATCGCCTTTCTTTCCCGCATTTCACGTGCCTTTAATGGGGAGACCGTCTATCATGAGCCCCTCGGAGGCACCCAAAGCGCAATTGTCTATCTGGCGCGGGAACTTCAAGCCCTGGGCCATGAAGTGCATGTTTTTTGCCAATGCAAAGAAAAAGCGGGTGTTTTTGAGGGCGTAACCTATCACAACGTACCCGACTTGGCCCGATTTGCCCGCCAGAACCCGCTTGATTTTTTTATTTCCTGTGCCGATGAAAGCGCCCTGAAACTGGGCATTCCCGCCCGCCACAACCTGTGGTGGTCCCACAATGACTATTGCTTTTTTTGGCATGAAATGCCCGACCTGCGTGCCAAAACAGCTGAAATTCTCGCCACAAAAGCAGATAAACTGGTCGCCGTCAGTGAATGGCATGCCCAGAAATTATCAGAGGTTCTTCAACTCCCACGCGAACATTTTTGGATCGCCCGCAATGCGGTGCATGCCCCCTGGTTTGAGCCGACACCCCAACCGGCCAGCCCTCCCCGCCTGATTTATTCCAGTGTTCCCGACCGGGGCTTGGATCTTCTGCTTGAGTTTTTTCCTGAAATTCAGGCCCAGGTGCCCGAGGTGGAGCTTCACCTTTATTCCAGTTTCACGGTCTGGGGCAAAAGTGTTGAATGGAATCAGGCCAAAGCAGGGGCCCTGTATGCCGAAGCCCAAGCCCTGCCAGGTGTATTTTTGCATGACCCACTGCCCCACCCGCAATTGGCAGCAGCCCTGCTGGAAGGCTCTTTGATGGTCTATCCCAACCATGCTGCCGACCCCATCGACGAAAGTGGTTTTTGGGCTGAAACTTCCTGCATTGCCGCCCTCGAAGCCCAAGCTGCGGGCTTGCCTGTAATCACCAGCGCACGGGGGGCTTTGCTAGAAACGATTCAGGATCAACAGACGGGATTTGTTTTGCCTGGTGACCCCCACAGTGCAGCCTACCGTCAGAGCTTTATTGAAAAAACCGTCGCCTTGTTGCGCGACCCTGAAGCCCGGCAGAAATTGAGTACAGCCGCCCGTGCCCGCATTCAGGCTGAATATACCTGGCAATTGCGGGCCCGTGAATGGGATCAGTTTTTTCAAAGCTTCAGTTCAAGCCGCATGCAAAGCTCTCCCCTGCTCAGCCCTTTTCCTGCGCCTGAAATTTCAGTGATTATTCCGACCTATAACCGGGCCCGCAATCTCAAAAACTGTCTTGAATCTCTCACCTGGCAAACCTTTAAAGCCTTTGAAGTGATCATCTGCGATGATGGTTCCAGTGATAGCACCCGCGAAGTGGCCGAAAGTTTTCAGGAACGTCTCAATCTGGCCTATCGCTGGCAGGAAGATTTGGGTTTTCGTGCG
The window above is part of the bacterium (Candidatus Blackallbacteria) CG13_big_fil_rev_8_21_14_2_50_49_14 genome. Proteins encoded here:
- a CDS encoding GDP-fucose synthetase encodes the protein MPIGVDFWHNRKVLVTGGNGFIGSFTVEKLVAAGAHVTTTSSLEENRFRFLENVKNEIDTRVGNLEDETFARACCQGQELVLHLAARVGGIEFNRLHPGSLFRDNMRAFLSTLEAARQEEVRRFLVTSSACVYPRNSSIPTPEEEGFKETPEPTNAGYGWSKRMQEYMAQAYVEEFGMDIVVARPFNAYGPRDDFDPQSSHVIAGLVHKIEQGINPLVVWGDGSASRSFLYVEDFANGLLTVAEKAQGPEAFNLGADEEITIRDLASLLVELSGRSLELIFDTSKPNGQPRRHCDNRKALEKLGFQTETPLREGLLKTLQWYREHKGKSI
- the gmd gene encoding GDP-mannose 4,6-dehydratase, with translation MKTAFITGITGQDGSYLAELLLAKGYIVHGMIRWSSTFSTQRILRIFSDPHQQKNNLFLHYGDLCDASRLNQLIRQIQPDEVYNLGAQSHVRVSFDAPSYTVDVVGQGTQRLLDAVLTEKPDARFYQASSSEMYGHVRAIPQSETTPFYPCSPYACAKVMAYWLTMNARESHQLFAVNGILFNHESPRRGETFVTRKITMGLAAILAGHQSKIYLGNLEAKRDWGYAREYVEGMWLMMQQEQPEDFVLATGETHSVKEFLDYCCEQVNLNQEEIISIDPRYFRPKEVDLLIGDASKAKAKLGWEAKTRMKELARLMLAADLESVGLNPLDYNLEPSQDKAFRSLPSGYRDQDFDYANRR